A genomic stretch from Pseudoliparis swirei isolate HS2019 ecotype Mariana Trench chromosome 18, NWPU_hadal_v1, whole genome shotgun sequence includes:
- the hrh1 gene encoding histamine H1 receptor — protein MMESGLSPFSDPLNLNTNSFINKSHNSWSGLLDADSLWSNHTLNLHDRFHNAMLGVCLGLISLLTIMMNLLVLYAVKREKSLHTVGNLYIVSLSVADLIVGITVMPLNLVYLLEDEWKLGRAVCQFWLIMDYVASTASIFSLFILCLDRYRSVRQPLKYLKYRTRGKASVMISGAWLLSMMWIIPILGWRSFTHVDLKPEEENNCDTDFRFITWFKVITAVFNFYVPSILMVWFYTHIYLAVRQHLRDRERIIHPTDSFGENEIGQNAQAPEKNDSKSPKMDLKVPMKLSKKQRLLDQNTLDQPYSLEDSDKFKTASSRSHRKIGVKCQETSLLAMTTKRIRLTKKLQRCSLSPEEKQTDVEFPVQQDVICLEGNNENKLQASLNECHVTVPKSVSGVCGISQVSDVQRYTSVLYNNYDPSQAPAWTEERVEDETFNPSNGVTLKQTWQRFIDQSRQRIQSLRIHKEHKAAKQLGFIIAAFLLCWIPYFITFMVMAFCKECVHHDLHMFTIWLGYINSTLNPFIYPLCNGNFKRVFKNILHIHV, from the coding sequence ATGATGGAATCTGGTCTGTCACCTTTCTCAGACCCTCTAAACCTCAACACCAACAGCTTTATCAATAAAAGCCACAACAGCTGGAGTGGCCTCCTCGATGCCGACTCGCTGTGGAGCAATCACACGCTGAACCTCCACGACCGCTTCCACAACGCCATGCTGGGGGTCTGTCTGGGACTCATTTCTCTCCTCACGATCATGATGAACCTGCTCGTCCTCTACGccgtgaagagagagaagagcctCCACACCGTCGGGAACCTCTACATCGTCAGCCTGTCTGTGGCCGATCTGATCGTGGGCATCACAGTTATGCCTCTGAACCTGGTGTATTTGTTGGAGGACGAATGGAAGCTGGGACGGGCTGTCTGCCAATTTTGGCTTATCATGGACTACGTGGCAAGCACAGCCTCAATTTTCAGCTTGTTTATCCTGTGTTTGGATCGGTACCGCTCTGTCCGACAGCCACTTAAGTATCTAAAGTATCGCACACGGGGAAAGGCCAGTGTGATGATTTCTGGAGCCTGGCTGCTGTCAATGATGTGGATTATTCCAATTTTAGGGTGGAGGTCTTTCACTCATGTAGACCTTAAACCTGAAGAGGAAAACAATTGTGACACCGATTTCCGCTTTATCACGTGGTTTAAGGTTATTACTGCGGTCTTCAACTTCTATGTACCCTCAATTTTGATGGTGTGgttttacacacacatctacttgGCAGTCAGGCAACATctcagggacagagagagaatcaTTCATCCCACCGACTCATTTGGGGAAAATGAGATTGGACAAAATGCCCAAGCGCCAGAGAAAAATGATTCCAAATCACCCAAGATGGATCTGAAAGTTCCAATGAAACTGTCTAAAAAACAACGCTTGCTAGACCAGAACACTTTAGATCAGCCGTATTCTCTCGAGGATTCGGATAAATTTAAAACGGCGTCATCCAGATCTCATCGGAAAATTGGTGTCAAGTGCCAAGAGACGTCATTGCTCGCCATGACAACAAAGCGAATCAGATTGACAAAAAAGTTACAAAGGTGCTCCTTGTCTCCTGAGGAGAAGCAGACAGACGTTGAGTTTCCGGTGCAACAGGACGTGATTTGCCTCGAGGGGAATAATGAGAACAAACTTCAAGCGTCTTTAAATGAATGTCACGTCACGGTGCCAAAGTCAGTGAGTGGTGTTTGTGGCATCAGTCAGGTTTCAGACGTGCAGAGATACACTTCTGTGCTCTACAACAACTACGACCCCAGTCAGGCTCCGGCCTGGACTGAGGAAAGGGTCGAAGATGAAACATTTAACCCATCTAATGGAGTGACTTTGAAACAGACGTGGCAAAGAtttattgaccaatcacgtcaGCGCATCCAAAGCCTGAGGATCCATAAAGAGCATAAGGCTGCCAAGCAGCTGGGCTTCATAATCGCTGCTTTCTTGTTGTGTTGGATACCATACTTCATAACTTTCATGGTCATGGCGTTCTGCAAAGAGTGTGTGCACCATGACCTTCACATGTTCACCATATGGTTAGGTTACATCAACTCCACTCTCAACCCTTTTATTTACCCGCTCTGCAACGGTAACTTCAAACGAGTCTTCAAAAATATACTTCACATTCATGTGTGA